One Kangiella geojedonensis DNA segment encodes these proteins:
- the aspS gene encoding aspartate--tRNA ligase, producing the protein MRSHYCGELSKNEENQSVTLSGWVHRRRDLGGLIFLQLRDRTGVIQVVVDPDFKELFSLAEQLRNEFVVQVKGQVRARPDDMVNKNMASGEIEVLAQEIEILNRAKPPAIPIDENLEASEEQRLKYRYLDLRRPEMAQKIIFRHKVTSAMRRYMDEHGFIDVETPILTKATPEGARDYLVPSRVHKGSFYALPQSPQLFKQLLMMSGFDRYYQIVKCFRDEDLRADRQPEFTQLDIETSFLSQEEIMQLMEGLIRHLFKELKDIDLPEFPRMPYAEAMERYGSDKPDLRMDTELVTVDELVKNVEFKVFAGPANDEKSRVAALRVPGGAQFSRKQIDEYTKFVGVYGAKGLAWMKINGAGAEGIQSPVLKFLGDEVALKIIEKVGAEEGDIIFFGSDTKMTVADAMSALRLKTAQDLELVKDEWKPLWVVDFPMFEEIDGQVHALHHPFTAPKEDDVDAVKKDPTGTLSKAYDMVLNGSEVGGGSVRIHSEAMQEAVFGILGIDETEQREKFGFLLDALKFGCPPHGGLAFGLDRLVMLMVGADSIRDVIAFPKTTTASCPLTQAPSNIEDKLLDELSIEVKKKGE; encoded by the coding sequence ATGCGCAGCCACTACTGTGGTGAATTATCAAAAAACGAAGAAAATCAATCGGTTACTTTATCAGGCTGGGTGCATCGCCGTCGTGACCTTGGTGGCTTAATCTTTTTACAGTTACGCGACCGTACGGGTGTGATCCAAGTGGTTGTAGATCCTGATTTTAAAGAGCTTTTCAGTTTAGCCGAGCAATTACGCAATGAATTTGTGGTTCAGGTAAAAGGCCAAGTGCGTGCACGTCCTGATGATATGGTTAATAAAAACATGGCTTCAGGCGAGATTGAAGTGCTAGCGCAAGAGATTGAAATTCTGAACCGTGCTAAGCCACCAGCCATTCCGATCGACGAAAATTTAGAAGCTTCGGAAGAGCAACGCCTGAAATACCGTTATTTGGATTTGCGTCGTCCTGAAATGGCGCAGAAGATTATATTCCGTCATAAAGTGACTAGTGCTATGCGCCGTTACATGGATGAGCATGGCTTTATTGACGTTGAAACGCCTATTTTGACCAAAGCCACTCCAGAAGGTGCGCGTGACTATTTAGTGCCAAGTCGTGTGCATAAAGGCTCTTTTTATGCGCTGCCACAATCGCCTCAGTTGTTTAAACAGCTGTTGATGATGTCGGGCTTTGACCGCTACTACCAGATTGTTAAGTGTTTCCGTGATGAAGATTTGCGTGCCGATCGCCAGCCAGAATTCACTCAACTGGATATTGAAACGTCATTTCTAAGCCAAGAAGAAATTATGCAGCTGATGGAAGGGCTTATCCGTCACCTGTTCAAAGAACTGAAAGATATCGACCTACCAGAATTTCCGCGTATGCCGTATGCGGAAGCCATGGAGCGTTACGGTTCTGATAAACCAGACTTGCGTATGGACACAGAGTTAGTCACGGTCGATGAATTGGTTAAAAACGTCGAGTTTAAAGTATTCGCTGGCCCTGCTAACGACGAAAAGAGTCGTGTAGCCGCGTTACGTGTTCCGGGCGGCGCACAGTTCAGCCGTAAACAGATCGACGAATACACCAAGTTTGTTGGCGTTTATGGCGCTAAAGGCTTGGCGTGGATGAAGATTAATGGCGCTGGCGCAGAGGGTATTCAAAGCCCAGTGTTAAAGTTCTTGGGCGACGAGGTTGCGCTTAAGATCATCGAAAAAGTGGGCGCAGAAGAAGGCGATATCATCTTCTTCGGTTCAGATACGAAGATGACGGTTGCCGATGCAATGAGCGCGCTTCGTCTGAAAACAGCTCAAGATTTAGAGTTAGTGAAAGACGAGTGGAAGCCGTTATGGGTGGTCGACTTCCCAATGTTTGAAGAAATTGATGGTCAAGTGCATGCATTACACCATCCATTCACCGCGCCGAAGGAAGACGATGTCGATGCTGTGAAAAAGGACCCGACAGGGACTTTATCTAAAGCCTACGACATGGTTCTAAACGGTAGCGAAGTTGGTGGTGGCTCGGTTCGTATTCATAGCGAAGCAATGCAAGAAGCCGTATTTGGTATCCTAGGTATTGATGAAACAGAGCAACGTGAAAAATTTGGTTTCTTGCTCGATGCCTTAAAGTTCGGCTGCCCTCCACATGGTGGTTTGGCATTCGGCTTAGACCGATTAGTCATGTTGATGGTTGGTGCCGACTCTATTCGCGACGTTATCGCGTTCCCGAAAACGACGACAGCCAGCTGCCCATTAACACAGGCGCCAAGTAATATTGAAGACAAGTTACTTGATGAGCTGAGTATCGAAGTTAAGAAGAAAGGCGAGTAA
- a CDS encoding lysophospholipid acyltransferase family protein, translated as MIDSKEVVEQFLPQLDKSPKLQSGATRLLARLFHQDEVNDFIKQHEHMSHVDFLEVVNQRLGLSYTVSNSSLENIPVSGRVVIIANHPLGSLDGLALLALVHSVRKDVKIVVNELLWSMSPLRPFFLPINNMTKGKNPKAKLQNIQQALEAEEAVIFFPAGEVSRLSYKGIRDGRWRSGFLKMAKHTKAPILPVHVGGKNSRFFYGFSMIAKPLSALFLVREMFKNVSLTLPIKVGKMIPYSSFSGMLPSSKESITRFKQHVYGLKRERDELFETERAIAHPESRKVLIEELKQCAQIGETSDGKSIYLLEDTSESALLREIGRLREIAFRAVGEGTGNRRDMDKFDYYYKHIVLWDKNDMEVVGSYRIADIHKLDESHTLYSETLFSYEESLQKKFPTAMELGRSFIQPKYWGKRSLDYLWFGIGAYIRQNPHIRYLFGSVSLSNDYPAYAKDMLVYYFSQYYGANINLVRSFNPYRIKPVQKAKLERLFNHLEQAEAFKVLKQELSNMGVTVPTLFKQYSDLCEPGGVTFYDFGIDPDFGDCVDSVVWIDMLKLKEKKRKRYID; from the coding sequence ATGATTGACAGCAAAGAAGTGGTAGAACAATTCCTTCCACAGCTTGATAAATCACCAAAACTTCAATCGGGTGCGACTCGTCTGCTCGCCCGACTGTTTCACCAAGACGAAGTCAATGACTTCATCAAACAACACGAGCATATGTCACACGTTGACTTTCTTGAGGTTGTTAATCAGCGACTCGGGCTGAGCTATACCGTTTCTAACTCAAGCTTAGAAAACATACCCGTTTCAGGCAGGGTGGTCATTATCGCGAATCACCCCCTCGGTTCACTTGATGGACTTGCTCTGCTTGCACTGGTTCACTCAGTTAGAAAAGACGTCAAAATTGTCGTTAACGAGCTACTTTGGTCAATGTCGCCCTTACGTCCCTTCTTTTTACCCATCAACAATATGACGAAAGGTAAAAACCCCAAAGCAAAACTTCAAAACATTCAGCAAGCTTTAGAAGCAGAGGAAGCTGTTATTTTCTTCCCTGCTGGTGAGGTATCTCGTTTATCCTACAAAGGAATTCGTGATGGCAGATGGCGCTCCGGATTCTTGAAAATGGCGAAACACACCAAAGCCCCGATATTACCGGTTCATGTGGGTGGCAAGAACTCACGCTTTTTCTATGGCTTTTCTATGATTGCGAAGCCGCTCAGCGCATTATTCCTAGTTCGTGAAATGTTTAAGAATGTATCGCTGACATTGCCGATCAAGGTTGGAAAAATGATTCCTTACTCATCCTTTAGCGGTATGTTACCGAGCAGTAAAGAAAGCATTACTCGTTTCAAGCAACACGTATATGGTTTAAAGCGTGAACGTGACGAGCTGTTCGAAACTGAGCGCGCCATAGCTCACCCTGAAAGTCGCAAAGTGCTGATTGAAGAATTAAAGCAGTGTGCGCAGATTGGCGAAACCTCAGACGGTAAAAGCATTTATCTACTGGAAGACACCTCAGAGTCGGCGCTGTTGCGAGAAATCGGTCGTTTGAGAGAAATTGCTTTTCGCGCAGTCGGCGAAGGAACTGGAAATCGTCGCGACATGGACAAGTTCGATTATTATTACAAACACATCGTCCTGTGGGATAAAAACGATATGGAAGTCGTAGGGAGCTATCGTATCGCCGATATTCATAAACTTGATGAATCGCATACTCTGTACTCAGAAACCTTGTTTAGCTATGAAGAAAGCTTACAAAAGAAGTTTCCAACCGCGATGGAGTTAGGCAGAAGCTTTATACAACCCAAGTATTGGGGCAAGCGAAGCTTGGATTATTTATGGTTCGGAATCGGTGCTTACATCCGCCAGAACCCACATATTCGCTACCTGTTCGGTTCAGTAAGCTTAAGCAACGACTACCCTGCTTACGCAAAAGACATGCTGGTGTATTACTTTAGTCAATATTATGGCGCGAACATAAACCTAGTCCGCTCTTTTAATCCGTATCGGATCAAGCCAGTGCAAAAAGCTAAACTTGAACGCCTCTTTAATCATCTTGAACAAGCCGAGGCTTTTAAAGTGTTGAAGCAAGAGCTTTCGAACATGGGTGTGACTGTACCCACGTTATTCAAACAATACAGCGATCTGTGCGAGCCTGGCGGCGTGACCTTCTATGACTTCGGCATTGATCCCGACTTTGGAGACTGTGTTGATAGTGTTGTTTGGATTGATATGTTGAAGCTTAAAGAGAAGAAGCGTAAACGTTATATCGATTAA
- a CDS encoding VOC family protein produces MSHTHINYVEFPAINLTATQLFFEKAFGWSFTSYGPEYLAFSDSGVEGGFYQSELKSLTDNGSVLVVLYTKQLEDTLKTVEENGGSIVKPIFSFPGGRRFHFTEPSGNELAVWSDQ; encoded by the coding sequence ATGAGTCATACGCACATCAATTATGTGGAATTTCCGGCAATAAACCTAACCGCCACACAGTTATTTTTTGAGAAAGCCTTTGGTTGGAGTTTTACCAGCTATGGTCCTGAGTACCTTGCCTTTAGCGACTCAGGCGTTGAAGGTGGCTTTTACCAATCAGAACTCAAGTCCCTCACAGATAACGGTAGCGTTTTAGTGGTGCTTTACACCAAGCAATTAGAGGATACGTTAAAAACAGTCGAAGAAAACGGTGGCTCAATAGTAAAGCCCATATTTTCATTCCCTGGCGGCAGACGTTTTCACTTCACTGAGCCTAGCGGTAATGAACTGGCAGTTTGGTCCGATCAATAA
- a CDS encoding VOC family protein: protein MLEIAAIDHIVLRTDKLDAMLDFYCNVLGCTIERETSKELGLIQLRAGTALIDLVTIDGKLGQLGGNAPADKDNNLDHFCLQLKPISESAILEHLKSHGVHVGEFDERYGAQGFGQSLYIQDPQGNTVELRSQI from the coding sequence ATGTTAGAAATAGCCGCTATTGACCATATCGTTCTTCGTACAGACAAGCTTGATGCAATGCTCGACTTTTACTGTAACGTTCTTGGCTGCACTATTGAGCGAGAAACCTCAAAAGAATTAGGCTTAATTCAACTGAGAGCGGGAACAGCATTGATAGACTTAGTGACCATAGATGGGAAGTTGGGACAGCTTGGTGGTAACGCGCCCGCTGACAAAGACAACAATCTTGACCACTTTTGTTTACAGCTCAAGCCTATATCCGAAAGCGCTATTTTAGAGCACTTAAAATCTCACGGGGTTCATGTCGGTGAGTTTGATGAGCGCTATGGGGCGCAAGGCTTTGGCCAGTCGCTTTATATTCAAGACCCACAAGGTAATACGGTAGAATTACGCTCACAGATTTAG
- the dapE gene encoding succinyl-diaminopimelate desuccinylase — translation MFKSFRGLPDLPYAVAPREQAKYQSAILELAQELIKRPSITPSDGGCTELLLSRLESIGFVTEYLNKNEVTNLWAKRGDSGDKHPSLVFSGHTDVVPPGQNAKWETEPFMPTIKDGYIYGRGASDMKGSLAAMIVAVESFVKKYPQHKGAIGFMLTSDEEGEAIDGTQHIVQSLQARHEVVDYAIVGEPTTDKQLGDSIRIGRRGSINGTITIQGKQGHVGYPEQLSNPIHNASKLIHKLATKRWDMPSRYFPSTSFQLVKVHSESGAMNVTPAALEMVFNFRYSPRNSFDKIKSYVEKKAHKYGLEAKFAWEHEASPYLTRRGRLRKTVQKVIQQETQIKTKLTTGGGISDGRYIKQLAKQVIELGPCNKTIHQANERVSISELNRLCHLYFRLLEELLIKNNS, via the coding sequence ATGTTTAAATCGTTTAGAGGCTTACCAGATCTACCCTACGCTGTTGCGCCAAGAGAGCAGGCTAAATATCAAAGCGCTATTCTAGAATTGGCACAAGAGCTGATTAAGCGCCCTTCAATAACTCCTAGTGACGGTGGCTGTACTGAGCTACTGTTGAGTCGATTAGAAAGCATTGGATTTGTGACTGAATACCTCAATAAAAACGAGGTAACGAATCTTTGGGCAAAGCGCGGTGACTCAGGTGATAAGCACCCAAGCCTAGTGTTCTCTGGGCATACCGATGTCGTGCCACCTGGACAAAATGCCAAGTGGGAAACCGAGCCGTTTATGCCGACGATAAAGGATGGTTATATTTATGGGCGTGGGGCTTCGGATATGAAAGGAAGCTTAGCTGCCATGATCGTCGCCGTTGAGAGTTTTGTGAAGAAGTACCCACAGCATAAAGGCGCAATCGGATTCATGTTGACCAGTGATGAAGAAGGTGAGGCGATTGACGGTACTCAGCATATTGTTCAGTCGCTTCAGGCTCGTCATGAAGTCGTGGATTATGCCATCGTTGGAGAGCCCACGACCGACAAGCAACTCGGGGACTCAATACGTATTGGACGCCGCGGTTCCATTAATGGAACAATCACCATTCAAGGAAAGCAAGGTCACGTTGGATACCCTGAGCAATTAAGTAACCCGATACATAACGCCTCAAAATTAATCCATAAGCTAGCGACTAAGCGCTGGGATATGCCGAGTCGATACTTCCCATCGACGAGCTTCCAGTTAGTGAAAGTCCACTCAGAGAGTGGCGCTATGAATGTGACACCAGCAGCGTTGGAGATGGTGTTTAACTTCCGCTATTCACCCCGTAATTCATTCGACAAAATTAAGTCATACGTCGAAAAGAAAGCACATAAATACGGCTTAGAAGCAAAATTTGCGTGGGAGCACGAAGCTTCCCCTTACTTAACGCGCCGCGGTAGGCTCAGAAAAACCGTGCAAAAAGTGATACAGCAAGAAACTCAGATTAAAACCAAGCTGACTACTGGGGGAGGTATTTCGGATGGCCGTTATATCAAACAATTAGCGAAACAGGTTATCGAGTTAGGGCCCTGCAACAAAACTATTCACCAAGCTAATGAGCGAGTGTCTATCAGCGAACTCAATAGGCTGTGTCATTTATATTTTAGGCTGTTAGAAGAATTACTCATAAAAAATAACTCATAA
- a CDS encoding amidohydrolase: protein MKKTIQTFISLLLLGLLWVGSAKALPTLLHNVKGYTFADGELKQFNSILFEDGVILATGEQEELSKLHSFSISIDGKGKTLLPGLIDAHGHLLGLGLNLMRVNLRGIESEDETVKAVVSYAEKNPDTRWVLGRGWNQVLWLSKEFPTKSSLDKVIADRPIWLSRIDGHAGWANSKALKLAGIDKSTPDPEGGKIIRDENGEATGVLIDAAMSLVENKIPPLNKKERKTALKLAFDHLISLGITSVHDAGVDFETYKLMLELSDKNRIPLRVYAMLSGADPRLEAMLKFGRVNQPFLKIQSVKLYTDGALGSRGAALLEPYSDEPDNKGLLLTTADKLGQYLALITKYGFQTNIHAIGDAANHMVLEELSKLDEDRSAKKLRHRIEHAQVVVPEEIPMFAKLGVIASMQPTHATSDMNMAGDRLGEERLEGAYAWRTFLDNDVVIASGSDFPVEKANPFLGLHAAVTRQDSDNLPEDGWLPTQKLTVAEALKSFTIDAAYASFWENKIGSLEEGKQADFILIDKDIFTVSEDQIDDVQVLETWIEGKRVH from the coding sequence ATGAAAAAAACAATTCAAACCTTCATCTCATTATTATTACTTGGATTACTGTGGGTTGGCTCTGCCAAGGCATTACCAACCCTACTGCATAACGTCAAAGGCTACACCTTTGCCGATGGGGAGTTAAAGCAATTTAACAGCATCTTATTTGAAGATGGCGTTATTTTGGCTACTGGTGAGCAGGAAGAACTCTCAAAGCTGCACAGCTTCAGCATTTCTATTGATGGAAAAGGCAAAACCTTATTACCAGGCTTAATTGATGCACACGGTCATTTACTGGGCTTGGGATTAAACCTGATGCGGGTTAATTTACGAGGCATTGAATCCGAAGATGAGACGGTCAAAGCCGTGGTCAGCTATGCAGAGAAAAACCCTGATACACGATGGGTTCTGGGACGCGGTTGGAACCAAGTACTTTGGCTCAGTAAAGAATTCCCAACGAAATCGTCATTGGATAAGGTGATTGCCGATCGCCCTATTTGGCTCAGTCGTATTGATGGACACGCAGGCTGGGCAAACAGTAAAGCACTAAAGCTCGCTGGTATCGATAAGAGCACGCCTGATCCTGAAGGTGGAAAAATCATCCGTGATGAAAACGGCGAAGCGACCGGCGTCTTGATTGATGCGGCGATGAGCTTGGTAGAAAATAAAATACCGCCTCTGAATAAGAAAGAGCGCAAAACAGCGCTAAAACTGGCCTTTGACCACCTCATCAGTCTTGGCATCACTTCCGTTCACGACGCTGGCGTTGACTTTGAAACCTATAAATTAATGCTAGAACTTTCGGACAAGAACCGTATTCCGCTTAGAGTCTATGCCATGCTTAGTGGCGCCGATCCTCGGCTAGAAGCCATGCTGAAATTCGGCAGAGTGAATCAGCCATTTTTAAAGATTCAATCCGTGAAGTTATATACTGACGGCGCGCTAGGTAGTCGTGGCGCAGCCCTACTAGAGCCGTACTCAGACGAGCCTGACAACAAAGGATTACTATTAACCACGGCGGACAAGTTAGGCCAGTACTTAGCACTCATCACTAAGTATGGTTTCCAAACCAACATTCATGCCATTGGTGATGCCGCCAACCATATGGTGCTAGAAGAATTGTCAAAACTGGACGAAGACCGTTCAGCCAAAAAACTTCGTCACCGCATTGAGCACGCCCAAGTAGTGGTTCCAGAAGAAATCCCAATGTTCGCAAAGCTTGGCGTTATCGCTTCAATGCAACCCACTCATGCCACCAGCGATATGAATATGGCTGGTGATCGACTCGGTGAAGAAAGACTGGAAGGCGCGTACGCTTGGCGCACCTTCCTTGATAACGATGTGGTTATTGCTTCAGGCTCAGACTTCCCCGTCGAAAAAGCTAACCCTTTCCTTGGACTTCACGCTGCTGTAACGCGACAAGATTCTGATAATTTGCCAGAAGATGGATGGTTACCGACGCAAAAGCTAACGGTAGCTGAAGCACTAAAAAGCTTCACTATAGACGCGGCTTACGCCAGTTTCTGGGAAAACAAAATTGGGTCTTTAGAAGAAGGGAAACAAGCAGATTTTATCCTAATCGATAAAGACATTTTTACAGTTTCAGAAGACCAAATAGATGACGTCCAAGTGCTAGAAACTTGGATTGAGGGGAAGCGAGTCCACTAA